The Staphylococcus sp. KG4-3 genome has a window encoding:
- a CDS encoding Cof-type HAD-IIB family hydrolase, translating to MKNVKAIFLDMDGTILHKDNQVDLETTEVIHQLRENGYKVFLATGRAHNEIHYLVPSSFEVDGIISSNGTLGMINGEELFTHSLSFTTVNDIVKRAQQQEIYYEVFPFEGNRIVLKEDQSWATALFNAETPPGNVGVSEWTSRKASLKDKVDWATVIPDTTFSKIYLFSPNYDKITNFRNQLIEEQQDLKISVSNSSRYNAETMAYQIDKGTGIKEMIEHFGIKQEETLVIGDSDNDRAMFAFGHYTVAMKNARPEIKELTMDVTTYTNEENGAAHYLKKHFLK from the coding sequence ATGAAAAATGTTAAAGCGATATTTTTAGATATGGATGGTACAATTTTACATAAAGACAACCAAGTTGATCTGGAAACGACCGAAGTAATACATCAATTAAGGGAAAACGGATATAAAGTCTTTTTGGCTACTGGACGTGCTCATAATGAAATTCATTACTTAGTTCCGTCATCATTTGAAGTAGATGGCATTATTAGTTCAAACGGTACGTTAGGAATGATTAACGGTGAAGAATTATTTACTCATAGCTTATCGTTTACTACTGTCAATGACATTGTGAAACGTGCTCAACAACAAGAGATTTATTATGAAGTTTTTCCATTTGAAGGTAATCGTATTGTACTTAAAGAAGATCAATCATGGGCAACTGCACTATTTAATGCAGAAACACCACCAGGTAATGTAGGTGTCTCAGAATGGACTTCTAGAAAAGCGTCACTTAAAGACAAAGTAGATTGGGCAACGGTAATTCCTGATACGACGTTTTCAAAAATATATTTATTTTCACCAAATTATGACAAAATAACAAACTTCCGTAATCAGTTGATTGAAGAACAACAAGATTTAAAAATTAGTGTATCCAATTCATCTCGTTATAATGCAGAGACGATGGCTTATCAAATTGATAAAGGTACAGGTATTAAAGAAATGATAGAACATTTCGGCATCAAACAAGAAGAAACACTAGTTATTGGTGATAGTGATAATGATCGAGCGATGTTTGCTTTTGGTCATTATACGGTAGCTATGAAAAATGCTAGACCAGAAATTAAAGAGCTAACAATGGATGTTACAACATATACAAATGAAGAAAATGGTGCAGCACACTACTTAAAAAAACATTTTTTAAAGTAA
- a CDS encoding ABC transporter ATP-binding protein — protein sequence MLIDIKNIARRKQGKEIIKNISWRINEGEKWMLYGLNGAGKTTLLNILNAYEPNTSGELTLFGMQPGKIGYSADEVRNKIGFVSSSLMERFQDGETVRDVVISGIFKSIGIFKEVEAHHVEMARHYLAQMGMGEFESQYYGYLSTGERQKVLIARALMGNPKLLILDEPASGLDFIAREDLLDALEQLYQRQPELSVIYVTHFVEEITKDIQKGFLLKDGTCYKQGEIKSVLDSDTLSDFFNRRVNVLHQNERYSLFLKR from the coding sequence ATGCTTATTGATATAAAAAACATTGCACGTAGAAAACAGGGGAAAGAAATAATAAAAAATATAAGTTGGCGTATCAACGAAGGCGAGAAGTGGATGCTTTATGGACTCAATGGTGCAGGGAAAACGACATTGCTTAATATCTTAAATGCTTATGAACCAAATACATCTGGGGAATTAACGCTTTTTGGTATGCAACCCGGTAAAATTGGATATTCAGCAGACGAAGTGCGCAATAAGATTGGCTTTGTGTCTAGTAGTTTAATGGAACGTTTTCAAGATGGAGAGACTGTACGTGATGTAGTAATTAGTGGAATCTTTAAATCGATTGGTATTTTTAAAGAAGTAGAAGCCCACCATGTTGAAATGGCACGTCATTATTTAGCACAGATGGGTATGGGTGAATTTGAATCACAGTATTATGGTTATTTATCCACAGGTGAACGTCAAAAAGTACTTATTGCTCGAGCGTTGATGGGGAACCCTAAGTTACTTATTCTAGATGAACCTGCTTCAGGTTTAGATTTTATTGCTCGTGAAGATTTGTTAGATGCGCTTGAACAATTATATCAACGGCAACCTGAATTATCAGTTATATATGTTACACACTTTGTTGAAGAAATTACAAAAGATATACAAAAAGGATTTTTATTAAAAGATGGTACGTGTTATAAACAAGGTGAAATAAAAAGTGTATTAGATAGCGATACATTGAGTGATTTTTTTAATCGTAGGGTGAATGTGTTACATCAAAATGAACGTTATTCATTATTTTTGAAGCGTTAG
- a CDS encoding DUF2200 domain-containing protein codes for MTKPKIYAMSFASIYPHLIKKVEKKGRTKEEADEVIHWMTGYSQSQINQLIKDGTDYETFISQAPKLNPNRTKITGVICGIRIEEMENSIMKEIRYLDKMIDELAKGKSLNKIFRNDV; via the coding sequence ATGACAAAGCCTAAAATTTATGCAATGTCGTTTGCTTCGATATATCCACATTTAATAAAAAAAGTTGAGAAAAAAGGTCGAACAAAAGAAGAAGCGGATGAAGTCATTCATTGGATGACAGGCTACTCGCAATCACAAATAAATCAATTAATCAAAGACGGTACAGATTATGAAACTTTCATTAGCCAGGCACCAAAATTAAATCCAAATAGAACTAAGATAACAGGTGTAATTTGTGGTATTCGTATTGAAGAAATGGAAAATTCAATAATGAAAGAAATAAGGTATTTAGATAAAATGATCGATGAATTAGCAAAAGGAAAATCTTTAAATAAAATATTTAGAAACGACGTTTAG
- a CDS encoding BtrH N-terminal domain-containing protein, producing the protein MKENNINYLTGEHCETTSTGTLLKFINIELSEPMLFGIGEGLGYIYWDMKNMEFPFLGRGIKPDYLTKNIVRNLNLEIHLEETTSIKKAWQNVKKVIDAGQPVGLKLDSYYLDYFSSKVPFAGHYVAMYDYDDLYAYLIDTKQQGSNVRTTLNSIEQARNAKGPMSSKNLSYTIKQVTSMPDMRTVVLTAIQNNANDYLNPPIKNIGYKGIKKTSEKVKTWFERSTNIEADLLLVANLMENGGTGGALFRKMYKSFLKEAQLLIEDDALTQAYHMFKDIVINWENVIELIKKAGLTQSKTFLNEASTILDKLAEQEYEAMNLLLKINMSSIHLKMIRIKIFLNMLRLYYSN; encoded by the coding sequence ATGAAAGAAAATAATATAAATTATTTAACAGGTGAGCATTGTGAAACTACGTCAACTGGAACGCTACTAAAGTTTATAAATATAGAGTTGTCAGAACCTATGTTATTTGGTATTGGAGAGGGGCTTGGCTATATTTATTGGGATATGAAAAATATGGAATTCCCTTTTCTTGGTAGGGGTATTAAACCAGATTACTTAACAAAAAACATCGTGAGAAATTTAAATTTGGAAATCCATTTAGAAGAAACTACATCAATTAAAAAGGCATGGCAAAATGTCAAAAAGGTAATTGACGCTGGCCAGCCAGTTGGTTTGAAATTAGATAGTTATTATTTAGATTATTTTTCTAGCAAAGTGCCTTTCGCAGGTCATTATGTAGCAATGTATGATTATGATGATTTATACGCCTATTTAATTGATACGAAACAGCAGGGAAGTAATGTTAGAACAACACTAAATAGTATAGAACAAGCTAGGAATGCTAAAGGGCCAATGTCATCTAAGAACCTTTCATATACAATTAAGCAAGTGACATCAATGCCGGATATGAGAACAGTCGTTTTAACAGCTATACAAAATAATGCGAATGATTATTTAAATCCGCCAATAAAGAATATAGGATATAAGGGGATAAAGAAGACAAGTGAAAAAGTAAAAACCTGGTTTGAAAGAAGTACTAATATTGAAGCTGATTTATTGCTTGTAGCTAATTTAATGGAAAATGGGGGGACTGGTGGTGCATTGTTTAGGAAAATGTACAAATCATTTTTGAAAGAAGCACAGTTATTGATTGAAGATGATGCTTTGACACAAGCCTACCATATGTTTAAAGATATAGTTATAAACTGGGAAAATGTTATTGAACTGATAAAAAAGGCAGGGCTAACACAAAGCAAGACATTTTTAAATGAAGCTTCGACGATACTAGATAAACTAGCAGAACAAGAATATGAAGCAATGAACTTATTATTAAAAATTAATATGAGTAGCATTCATTTGAAAATGATTAGAATCAAAATATTTTTAAATATGTTAAGACTTTATTATTCTAATTAA